The Methanobacterium sp. DNA window TACTCTTACATGAAAGAAATGCTCAAAGATTATGATGTGGATATGGAAAATATCACAGAATGTAGAATAGAAAAGGGTAATCTCTGGATTTATTTATCAGATGAAAAAGTTGTTAAAATTCCTCTAAATAAAGCAAAAAAATGCATGCGTAAAAACTGTAAAATCTGCATGGATTTCACTTCAGAACAATCTGACGTTTCAGTAGGTTCAGTAGGTTCTCCTGAAGGATGGTCTACAATTATCATAAGAACAGAAAAAGGGCTTAAACTAATTGAAGCCGCAGCAAAAGATAATTATATAGAAACAAAAACTATGGAAGAATCAGGGCTTAAACTAATGGAAAAACTTGCAAATGAGAAAAAAAGGGAAAATAAATTAGAAATCAATGCAAGGGAAACAGTAGCAAGGCCTGTGATATACAGAAGACAGATATCTGGAGAAGAATTCATAAATGAAGTTTCAGATTGTCAATTTGAAGATTTAAGAGGAGATATAATCGACATCGGTGCATGTGTTCTTTGTGGAGCATGTGTCTACGCCTGTCCTGAAGAAATAGTGGAAATAAGAGATAGAAAGCCACAAATTAAAGGTAAATGTCCAGATGGATGCAATAAATGTTATGTTGCATGTCCCAGAACCTACGTTCCAGATGAAATATTGAGCAATGAATTAGATAAAGAACCATTTGGAAAATACATAAAAATATTATCTGCAAAAGCTCCCATGGTAGAGGGTCAAGACGGAGGAGTTGCAACAGCACTTCTAACCTATGCATTATCCAATAAATTAGTGGACAATGCAATAGTTGTTGATAAAAGCAGTGCTGATCCATGGAAACCAGAAGCAAAGATTACAGACAACGTTGCAGAAGTGCTAAAGGCTTCCGGAACAAAATACGCAGCATGTCCAATTTTTAAACCACTTAAAGAAGTTAAAGGGGGAAGCTAAATTGCCATTTAAAATTGAAAAAAACAATGAACTTTGCAAAAGAAACTTTGATAGGCCTGGTTGCTGCTGGTATATGTGCGACAATCGAGATGAAGAACTCTGTAAAAACTGCTACTCATGCTATAACAACTGCCCTCATGACGTTTATGAAATAATTGATGATGAAACTTATCCTATACATCATGAAAACTGTGTTGGATGCAGGATATGTGAAGAAATGTGTCCAAACAATGCAATAGAAGTAAATGCAGTTCCAGAAGACCACAGAAATGTATGGTCATTTACAGACCTGGTTGAAATTAAAAGAAAATCAAATGAAGGCAGTTATAAAGTAAGGGGCTGTGGAGCAACAAGAACCATTCCTACATTTGATGATCTGGTAATTGTTCCCGCACAAGTCTCAAGACCCCCTATTGACAAATACAGGGAGCCCTGTAACACAAAAATAACTCTTGGAGCAAGATATGCAGAAAATCCGCTTGAAATTGACACCCCCATAATGATTGCTGCAATGTCATTTGGTGCATTAAGTAAAGAAGCAAAAATAGCCCTTGCTATGGGTGCAACACTTGCTGGAACCGCTACAAACACTGGTGAAGGTGGAATGCTTCCAGAAGAACGGAAATACGCTAAAAAACTTATAGCACAATATGCTTCAGGAAGATTTGGAGTATCTGCAGATTATTTAAATAACTCAGAAGCTGTGGAAATCAAAATAGGTCAAGGTGCAAAGTCGGGAATGGGAGGACACCTTTTAGGTGAAAAAGTTACAGCAGAAGTCTCCAAAATCAGGAAAATTCCTGAAGGAACAGACGCTTTAAGCCCAGCAAGACACATGGACATTGTAGGGCCTGAAGATTTAAGCATGAAAATCGACCAGCTAAGGGAAATAACCAACTGGAAAGTTCCAATTATCGTTAAATTCACCTCAGGTAGAGTAAGTGACGATGTAAAGATTGCAGCAAAAGCAGGTGCAGACATAATCGTTGTAGATGGAATGCAGGGCGGAACTGGTGCAGGTCCAGATATAGTTACAGAGCACTCCGGTGTACCAACAATAGCAGCAATTGTAGAGGCTGACGAGGCCTTAAAACATGTGAATTTACGTGAAGAAGTGAGCCTTGTAGCTGGTGGAGGTATTAGAAACGGGGCTGATGTAGCAAAAGCACTTGCTTTAGGTGCTGATGCAACATATATAGCGACATCTGCTTTAGTTTCAATTGGATGCAGAGTTTGTCAGATGTGTTATACTGGAACATGTAGAAAGGGAATTGCAACTCAAGATCCAAAGCTCAGGAAACGTTTAGATTATCTTGAAGGCGGTAAAAAAGTTGCAAGATACATAGAAGCTATGACTGAAGAAGCTTGTATGCTTACACAACAAGCAGGAAATACTGACGTCTTTAAACTTGAAAAAGATGATTTAAGAGCATTAACTGTTGAATCATCTCTTTTAACTGGTGTTAAAATGGCCGGTTTAGAATCTCCTGTTAAATATTAATGGGAATCTTCATTTTTTTTATTTTTTAATATTTTTTTAAACTAATTGTTATTTTGTAAATTAATTTGTTACTAATTTTAATAAGTTAAAATTTTTTTTTTGGATTAAATGATTCATTCACCAAAAAGATTATATACAATATTTTACCACAAATAGTACAACGGAAATATGTTTCCTACATCCCTTTTCCTTTTATAAATTTTTTATGGTTAAGGGTTCAACCAAACAGTTTATGACAATTTAATGTCTAAAACAAGCAAAAATATTAATAAAATCAATAATTAAATAATAAAATGGAGGAATAAAATTTATGGATCCTATTCTTAACTCTGGTGATACAGCATGGATGCTAATATCAACCGCTCTTGTTATTTTAATGACTATTCCCGGTGTAGCTCTATTTTATGGAGGTCTTATTAGAAGAGAAAATGTATTAAACACCATGTTCCTATCATTTGTTACCTTTGCAATCGTTAGTGTTCTCTGGTTTGTATATGGTTACGATCTTGCATTTGGAACAGATATATGGGGAATATTAGGAAGTCTTACCAATCCATTCTTTGGAGGGGTTTTAGAAACAAAAACATTATCCACATATGCATCTACAATACCAACGGGACTTTATGCAATATTCCAGATGACTTTTGCAGCTATTACAGTAGCACTTATATCTGGAGCAGTAGTTGAAAGAATGAAGTTTTCTGCATGGCTTGCGTTTGTACCGGTGTGGTTTACTCTTGTTTATGTACCTGTAGCTCACTGGATGTGGGGTGGCGGCTGGCTCGCTAAATTAGGTGCATTGGACTTTGCAGGAGGTATTGTTGTACATTTAACAAGCGGTATCGCTGCACTGGCTCTTGTATTGCTTCTTGGGGTTAGAAAAGATGCAAAATTACTCCCTCACCACTTAGGATATTCAATAATGGGTGCGGGACTTTTATGGTTTGGTTGGTTTGGATTTAATGCAGGATCTGCAGGATCTGCAGGCAATTTGGCCGTTTCTGCAATGATTGTTACCAATGTATCTGCAGCAGTTGGTATGCTTGCTTGGATGCTTATGGATAAAATTAAAACAGGTAAACCAACCATGCTCGGAGCATTATCCGGTGCAATAGCAGGTTTAGCTTCAATAACTCCTGCAGCAGGATATGTAAACATCACAGCAGCCATAATCATTGGATTTGTTGCTTCAATACTTGCATACACTGCAGTTTCATGGCTTAAACCTCGTCTTGGGTATGATGATGCGCTTGATGTATTTGGGATTCATGGAGTTTGTGGTATTACAGGGGCAATTGCAATCGGTATATTTGCAAGTCCTCTTATAAACAGTGCCACCACTGGAGGCATTCTATTTGGAAACTTCCATTTAATTGGAGTACAGTTATTAGCAATTATAGTTGTTGGAATTTACGCATTTATAATGACATTTGTTATTGCTAAAATCATAGACAAAATAATTGGCCTTAGAGTTGATGAAAAACACGAAATACAGGGTCTTGACATTAACCAACATGAGGAATCCGGTTACAGATTATCTTAGACATATATAAATGAACATATAGTGTAATCTAATTAAAGAAATTATGAAATGGATGTGAACAAATGAAAAAGATAATCGCTATCATAAGGCCAGACAAATTCGAGATGGTTAAAAATGCCCTTGAAGAAATTGGCTGCCATGGAATGACAGTAAAGGATGTTAAAGGGCGTGGAAGACAATTAGGCATTACAGAAAATTATAGGGGCCGTGATTACCGAATAGACCTTCTTCCAAAGACAGAACTTGAAATAGTCACCAACGAAGCTAATGTAGAAAATATAATACAAACTATTGTAAAAACAGCAAAAACTGGAGATATTGGAGACGGAAAAATCTTTATATCACCAGTAGAAGACGTTGTACGGATACGAACCGGCGAAAGAGGAGAAAACGCAATTTAACTCTCCAATTTATTTTTTTTTAAATATACATTTCTTAAGTGTAATATTTATTTTCCATTATTTTGACTGATTTTAATTTCATTAAAAATTGATGATTAATAATGACCATCGAAACATTTATAAATGATCAGAAACTAGTTTAATATATCGGAAGTATGTTACCGGTATCCGATAATTAGAAAATATGATGCAAATTGATTTAACACAAAATTAAAATAACGCTAATTAAAGTCTTAAAAACGCTTTAATAAAAAATTAATTGAAAACGGAGGAAAAAAAATGGCAGATCCTATTCTTAACTCTGGAGATACAGCATGGATGCTTATCTCTACAGCTCTCGTAATGCTGATGACCAT harbors:
- a CDS encoding Coenzyme F420 hydrogenase/dehydrogenase, beta subunit C-terminal domain produces the protein MVKNQRKDKGEDIIQANNQQKIAMVGTPCQILAATKMDKFLDEEFPVDIKIGLFCMENFSYSYMKEMLKDYDVDMENITECRIEKGNLWIYLSDEKVVKIPLNKAKKCMRKNCKICMDFTSEQSDVSVGSVGSPEGWSTIIIRTEKGLKLIEAAAKDNYIETKTMEESGLKLMEKLANEKKRENKLEINARETVARPVIYRRQISGEEFINEVSDCQFEDLRGDIIDIGACVLCGACVYACPEEIVEIRDRKPQIKGKCPDGCNKCYVACPRTYVPDEILSNELDKEPFGKYIKILSAKAPMVEGQDGGVATALLTYALSNKLVDNAIVVDKSSADPWKPEAKITDNVAEVLKASGTKYAACPIFKPLKEVKGGS
- a CDS encoding alpha-hydroxy-acid oxidizing protein gives rise to the protein MPFKIEKNNELCKRNFDRPGCCWYMCDNRDEELCKNCYSCYNNCPHDVYEIIDDETYPIHHENCVGCRICEEMCPNNAIEVNAVPEDHRNVWSFTDLVEIKRKSNEGSYKVRGCGATRTIPTFDDLVIVPAQVSRPPIDKYREPCNTKITLGARYAENPLEIDTPIMIAAMSFGALSKEAKIALAMGATLAGTATNTGEGGMLPEERKYAKKLIAQYASGRFGVSADYLNNSEAVEIKIGQGAKSGMGGHLLGEKVTAEVSKIRKIPEGTDALSPARHMDIVGPEDLSMKIDQLREITNWKVPIIVKFTSGRVSDDVKIAAKAGADIIVVDGMQGGTGAGPDIVTEHSGVPTIAAIVEADEALKHVNLREEVSLVAGGGIRNGADVAKALALGADATYIATSALVSIGCRVCQMCYTGTCRKGIATQDPKLRKRLDYLEGGKKVARYIEAMTEEACMLTQQAGNTDVFKLEKDDLRALTVESSLLTGVKMAGLESPVKY
- a CDS encoding ammonium transporter; the encoded protein is MDPILNSGDTAWMLISTALVILMTIPGVALFYGGLIRRENVLNTMFLSFVTFAIVSVLWFVYGYDLAFGTDIWGILGSLTNPFFGGVLETKTLSTYASTIPTGLYAIFQMTFAAITVALISGAVVERMKFSAWLAFVPVWFTLVYVPVAHWMWGGGWLAKLGALDFAGGIVVHLTSGIAALALVLLLGVRKDAKLLPHHLGYSIMGAGLLWFGWFGFNAGSAGSAGNLAVSAMIVTNVSAAVGMLAWMLMDKIKTGKPTMLGALSGAIAGLASITPAAGYVNITAAIIIGFVASILAYTAVSWLKPRLGYDDALDVFGIHGVCGITGAIAIGIFASPLINSATTGGILFGNFHLIGVQLLAIIVVGIYAFIMTFVIAKIIDKIIGLRVDEKHEIQGLDINQHEESGYRLS
- a CDS encoding P-II family nitrogen regulator, producing MKKIIAIIRPDKFEMVKNALEEIGCHGMTVKDVKGRGRQLGITENYRGRDYRIDLLPKTELEIVTNEANVENIIQTIVKTAKTGDIGDGKIFISPVEDVVRIRTGERGENAI